The following proteins come from a genomic window of Lineus longissimus chromosome 18, tnLinLong1.2, whole genome shotgun sequence:
- the LOC135502292 gene encoding uncharacterized protein LOC135502292, producing MAGKDGGKQWYQQTIKIFAASLLTFFVGITVRGDWVLIFFNLWRYHHNGTATSPNPTPGVSLASIYLKDLHFYLIPSVIVSYVTYFGMAGYFHRYFYINRKDKAHEWKCQAEKFLTPENERHALMVGSMNMTIGALYSGTAACVIMNGAPSKLYYSISDYGIIYAILSAIVVFLLIEGAGYYAHKMYHIPCLYRAIHKWHHRYQQPMVWVSGAMHPIEFLTYQTIFVSPVFFLPLHPFVFLSVILYHYYYGVVDHSGIKMAAIWPWQIHSMYHDNHHRFYHCNFGFNIKFFDWLHGTMHRDDRLYSEAIFGGKGAPLVKEG from the exons ATGGCGGGAAAAGATGGCGGGAAACAATGGTATCAGCAGACAATCAAGATATTCGCAGCTTCTCTATTGACGTTTTTCGTTGGTATTACAGTACGAG GAGACTGGGTACTGATTTTCTTCAACCTTTGGAGATACCATCACAATGGAACGGCCACATCGCCCAATCCGACACCAGGTGTCTCTCTTGCAAGCATCTACCTCAAAGACCTCCATTTCTACCTCATCCCGTCCGTTATCGTGTCCTACGTCACCTACTTCGGGATGGCTGGCTACTTTCATCGGTATTTCTACATCAATAGGAAAGACAAG GCACACGAATGGAAATGCCAGGCGGAGAAGTTCCTGACCCCAGAAAATGAGCGACATGCATTGATGGTTGGCTCCATGAATATGACAATCGGTGCCTTATATTCAGGAACTGCTGCTTGTGTAATCATGAATGGTG CCCCGTCGAAGTTATACTACTCCATCTCAGACTACGGGATAATCTACGCCATCTTATCCGCAATCGTTGTCTTCCTGCTAATAGAAGGCGCTGGATACTACGCACACAAGATGTACCACATCCCATGCTTGTACAGGGCGATTCACAAATGGCATCATCGATACCAGCAGCCGATGGTCTGGGTCTCGGGCGCGATGCATCCTATTGAATTTCTCACCTACCAGACGATATTTGTGTCTCCAGTATTCTTCCTCCCGCTGCATCCGTTTGTCTTCTTGAGTGTTATATTGTACCACTATTACTACGGGGTCGTGGACCATTCAggaatcaagatggctgccatctgGCCATGGCAAATACATTCAATGTACCATGACAACCATCACAG GTTTTACCACTGTAATTTCGGCTTCAACATTAAGTTCTTTGATTGGCTGCACGGTACCATGCACAGGGACGATCGCCTCTACAGTGAGGCGATATTCGGCGGAAAGGGGGCGCCACTTGTCAAAGAAGGCTGA
- the LOC135502293 gene encoding lathosterol oxidase-like, protein MVAIGGTPLQEKLGICAASLLTFLLGISVRGDWLLFLTGVWKHYQEGNYPNDNNNATSPPDVAISPGFSLENYYLKNIFLMLVVSISMSYLTFFGMAGYFHHHFYTKRRDRPQEWKCQPDKFLTAANERHAFISGGVNMTIGAIYSGTLACYIVNGGPTMLYYSISDYGLPYLLCSTAAFFLMTDGIAYYTHKACHWPIIYKNIHKWHHRYQQPIVYTAVAMHPIEFMTFQFILAIPIFIIPVHVFIFLGIVLYNYYYGIVDHSGIKMDAFWPWQPASTFHDNHHKLFHVNFGFNTKIFDWYHGTLERSDRRYGEDIFGGKGTPMTKVD, encoded by the exons GTGATTGGCTGCTCTTCCTGACAGGGGTCTGGAAGCACTACCAGGAGGGCAACTATccaaacgacaacaacaacgccaCCTCGCCTCCCGATGTCGCAATCAGCCCTGGATTCAGCCTGGAGAATTACTACCTCAAAAATATCTTCCTTATGTTGGTGGTGTCCATCTCCATGTCTTATCTTACTTTCTTTGGAATGGCGGGATATTTCCATCACCACTTTTACACAAAGCGACGCGATAGG CCGCAAGAGTGGAAATGCCAACCAGATAAGTTTCTCACTGCAGCAAACGAGAGGCATGCCTTCATCAGTGGAGGTGTCAACATGACGATCGGCGCAATCTACTCTGGCACGCTCGCCTGCTATATTGTCAACGGAG GTCCGACCATGTTGTACTACTCCATTAGCGACTACGGCCTCCCGTATCTCCTCTGTTCAACAGCAGCCTTCTTCCTCATGACAGACGGTATCGCCTATTACACTCACAAGGCCTGCCATTGGCCAATCATCTATAAGAATATccacaaatggcatcatcgCTACCAACAGCCAATCGTCTACACCGCCGTTGCCATGCATCCAATCGAATTCATGACGTTCCAGTTTATTTTGGCGATCCCTATTTTCATCATACCCGTCCACGTGTTTATCTTCCTCGGGATTGTTTTGTATAATTACTATTATGGGATAGTGGATCATTCTGGAATCAAGATGGATGCCTTCTGGCCATGGCAACCGGCGTCCACATTCCATGACAACCACCATAA ATTGTTCCACGTCAACTTCGGCTTCAACACGAAGATATTCGATTGGTATCACGGCACGTTGGAAAGGAGCGACAGGCGCTATGGGGAGGACATCTTCGGTGGGAAAGGTACTCCAATGACCAAGGTGGACTAG